The following proteins come from a genomic window of Aequorivita marisscotiae:
- a CDS encoding DUF983 domain-containing protein, with translation MQFLKGSKLYSIFTGTCPVCHKGEMYLEKNPYKVSKIMKMHDTCSHCGQKFKIEPSFYFGAMYVSYGVGCALAIAAFIITYFIIGLDRNYTFGVIILLLVILYPPIVRVSRNIWINFFVDYNEEKAK, from the coding sequence ATGCAATTCCTCAAAGGTTCTAAACTCTATAGTATTTTTACCGGCACTTGCCCGGTGTGCCATAAAGGCGAAATGTATCTGGAAAAAAATCCGTATAAAGTTTCCAAAATCATGAAAATGCACGATACTTGCAGTCATTGTGGGCAAAAATTTAAAATAGAGCCGTCGTTTTACTTTGGTGCAATGTACGTTAGTTACGGCGTGGGTTGTGCCTTGGCAATTGCCGCCTTTATTATAACCTATTTTATTATTGGGTTAGACAGAAATTATACGTTTGGGGTCATAATTCTCTTGTTAGTAATACTCTATCCTCCCATTGTAAGGGTTTCAAGAAATATCTGGATTAATTTTTTTGTAGATTATAACGAAGAAAAAGCAAAATAA
- a CDS encoding ABC-F family ATP-binding cassette domain-containing protein codes for MINIHNLSVSFQGDYLFEKITFQLKPGDRVGLVGKNGAGKSTLLKIIAGEQEYDSGQIATDKEISIGFLKQDIDFEKGRSVLEESYEAFTEIKKLEKKLEEINIQLAERTDYESDGYHQLMVDLNDVQHQYEIHGGYNYQGETERILQGLGFQREDFTKRTETFSGGWRMRIELAKLLLQNNDILLLDEPTNHLDIESILWLEEFLKSYAGAVVIVSHDKMFLDNVTNRTIEISLGKIYDFNKPYTQYLVLRNELREQQLASQKNQQKQIEQTEKLIDKFRAKASKATMAQSLIKKLDKIDRIEVDEDDNSVMTLRFPVSITPGKVVIEAENISKSYGDNNVLNSVDLLVERQSKIAFVGQNGQGKSTLAKIIVGEIEHDGKVLLGHNVQIGYFAQNQADYLDGSKTVLDTMIDAANEKNRSRVRDILGSFLFRGDEVEKYVRVLSGGERNRLALAKLLLQPFNVLVMDEPTNHLDIKSKNVLKDALKNFEGTLLLVSHDRDFLQGLTNKVYEFKDHHIKEYLGDIDYFLEQRNLENLREAEKRTVVAETKVKRTAGEEYEIQKKLKSVKNKLSNVESTISFLEKEIANIDTELLINYEETIAKPHFFDKYQEKKKKLKNLMEEWELLQETLDSLS; via the coding sequence ATGATAAATATCCACAATCTTTCGGTTTCCTTTCAAGGCGACTATTTGTTCGAAAAAATTACATTCCAGTTAAAGCCGGGGGATCGCGTGGGCTTGGTTGGTAAAAATGGTGCAGGCAAATCTACCTTGCTCAAAATTATTGCCGGAGAACAGGAATATGACAGCGGCCAAATTGCAACCGATAAAGAAATTTCCATCGGCTTTTTAAAACAGGATATAGATTTTGAAAAAGGTCGTTCGGTTTTAGAAGAATCTTACGAAGCCTTTACCGAAATAAAAAAACTTGAAAAAAAGCTTGAAGAAATAAACATTCAACTCGCTGAGAGAACAGATTATGAGAGTGATGGCTATCATCAACTTATGGTAGATTTAAATGATGTCCAGCATCAGTACGAAATTCACGGTGGATATAATTACCAAGGAGAAACCGAACGTATTTTGCAGGGGTTAGGTTTTCAAAGAGAAGATTTTACCAAGCGTACCGAGACTTTTTCCGGTGGTTGGCGGATGCGTATTGAATTGGCAAAATTGCTGCTTCAAAATAACGATATTCTGCTGCTGGATGAACCTACCAACCACTTAGATATAGAGTCTATTCTTTGGCTCGAAGAATTTTTAAAAAGCTATGCAGGGGCTGTTGTTATCGTATCGCACGATAAAATGTTTTTAGACAATGTTACGAACCGAACTATTGAAATTTCCCTTGGAAAGATCTACGACTTCAATAAGCCATATACGCAGTATTTAGTTCTTCGGAATGAATTGCGCGAACAACAATTGGCATCCCAAAAAAACCAACAAAAACAAATTGAACAAACTGAAAAGTTAATAGATAAATTTCGCGCTAAGGCCAGTAAGGCAACCATGGCGCAATCGCTGATAAAAAAACTAGATAAAATTGATAGAATTGAAGTAGATGAAGACGACAATAGTGTAATGACACTGCGTTTTCCCGTTTCAATTACTCCCGGAAAAGTAGTAATTGAGGCTGAAAATATTTCAAAAAGTTATGGAGACAATAACGTTTTAAACAGCGTAGATTTATTGGTGGAGCGCCAGAGCAAGATAGCCTTTGTTGGTCAGAACGGTCAAGGTAAATCTACATTGGCAAAAATTATTGTTGGCGAAATTGAACACGACGGTAAAGTGCTTTTGGGCCATAATGTGCAAATAGGATACTTTGCCCAAAACCAGGCCGATTATTTAGATGGCAGTAAAACGGTGTTGGATACAATGATAGACGCTGCCAACGAAAAAAACAGAAGCAGAGTACGCGATATTTTAGGATCGTTCCTTTTTCGTGGCGATGAAGTTGAAAAATATGTTCGTGTACTAAGCGGTGGCGAGCGCAACCGTTTGGCCTTGGCTAAGCTATTGTTACAGCCGTTTAATGTTTTGGTTATGGATGAACCCACAAACCATTTAGATATAAAATCTAAAAACGTTTTAAAAGATGCTTTAAAAAACTTTGAGGGAACGTTGCTTTTGGTTTCCCACGACCGTGATTTTCTACAGGGATTAACCAATAAAGTTTACGAATTTAAAGATCATCACATCAAAGAATACTTGGGCGATATTGATTATTTCCTCGAGCAACGGAACCTTGAAAACCTGCGCGAAGCCGAAAAACGTACAGTAGTTGCCGAAACCAAAGTGAAACGAACGGCGGGCGAAGAATACGAAATTCAGAAAAAATTGAAATCGGTTAAAAATAAATTGAGCAATGTGGAATCTACCATTTCTTTTTTGGAAAAGGAGATTGCGAATATAGACACCGAGCTTCTAATTAATTATGAAGAAACCATTGCTAAGCCACACTTTTTCGACAAGTATCAAGAAAAGAAAAAGAAGCTTAAAAATTTGATGGAAGAATGGGAACTGCTTCAAGAAACGCTAGATTCTTTATCATAA